The nucleotide window GTTGGGATGTCAGGTCTATTTCTGTCATCTGTATTAATTTTATACCCAATCAAACGGTCGGATCCACGAACAGTTCCTGTAACACTATAGGCGAGCATTGGATATTCCATCGCCCCTGTTTTTGTTTCTACATAGATATCTTTCAGGTAAAGGCCGTTAAGAATCACCTGCTCTCCTTTTATAAAATCGTTAAGAATCGCAATCTTAATCGCCCTTCCTTTATCTTCAAATTGTAATTGTACATTCGTTGCAACGCGCCCATTTGTTACAGCTGTTCCACTTACCGAGAACTGTTCTTTAGAGAGTTTTGTATCAAATATTGATGATAATCCTTCTGGGAGCGAAATTTTTATCCCAAAATCTTTGGTAATCTCTCCGCCAATAACATCTGTGACTGTAAATGGGCGAAGACTCGTCACTCCCTGGTAGAGATTAAACGATTGGTCAGAGCTAGAAGAAAGAGTTGGGGCAGCAAGAGAGAGTGGTGGAAAATACAAAAAGCCGATGAGAATAATCAATGGAAAAAATATTTTTTTCATAATTATTTTTCATTAAGAGAAATAAACATGTCCGAAACAAACTTGAGGAAAGCATCGTTTTTCTTCTCCTGAGGGAAGTTCTTTATAAAATTTTCTAACGTTTTTCTTCCATCTTGCACACGTCCAGTTTTTTTGAAAAGTCGAACAAGATCGTTCATTGCCTCATAGCTCGTTGGAGCGGCATCAATGAGCCTGCCATAAAGGAGCAGCGCCTCCTCGTCTTTCCCCTGCTCTTCTTTTACCACCGCAAGATTGTTGAGGGCGAGGTTGTTCGTGGGGACAACCTCGAGAACAGCATTATATGCATCTTCTGCTGCGGCATAATCTTGTAAAATCTGTGAATAGAGCCCCATGTCCAAATATGCCTGCGTTGGAAAAGCATCTTTTGTTTCTTTTATTGTTTGGCGTGTGCTTTTAATGAGTTCAATATATTTTTCATATTGCACATCAGGCATGTCTTCAGGCTTTTGAGGAAGTTTTTCAGAAACACAACCGGAAAAAAGTAAACCAAGAATAAGGAGTGAGACGGAATATTTTTTCATAAAAAACGATAGATAAATTTTTCAATGCCCAGTAATTGTAATTGATATCG belongs to Candidatus Peregrinibacteria bacterium and includes:
- a CDS encoding tetratricopeptide repeat protein yields the protein MKKYSVSLLILGLLFSGCVSEKLPQKPEDMPDVQYEKYIELIKSTRQTIKETKDAFPTQAYLDMGLYSQILQDYAAAEDAYNAVLEVVPTNNLALNNLAVVKEEQGKDEEALLLYGRLIDAAPTSYEAMNDLVRLFKKTGRVQDGRKTLENFIKNFPQEKKNDAFLKFVSDMFISLNEK